One Peromyscus leucopus breed LL Stock chromosome 6, UCI_PerLeu_2.1, whole genome shotgun sequence genomic region harbors:
- the LOC114701349 gene encoding LOW QUALITY PROTEIN: protein FAM169B-like (The sequence of the model RefSeq protein was modified relative to this genomic sequence to represent the inferred CDS: inserted 1 base in 1 codon; substituted 1 base at 1 genomic stop codon), whose product MYRDGPRHKILVLVNPQDTKTVVAVYLKESWWSVEDVLRTSDPAREGLMKVQSFRERIVLYVLNTIVFGRLERDLDDNDMFFLPHXPKEQAKILWRDGAAVGFYSIKMKGSLCGTGTSACYLLPIFDTVFVRRKNQCQGLGTAMLRDFCDTFXEVEALGISCLISPAMYKVLMQFLLAHPGERGCLWEVESPGAWGQRVNIWLNICLQEARLHDGSTVHPAGSEEDTDTPRQTSRGDGPTPVHHGESPEEWVTAEQETQDDQECAKGEEEPGMPLRPSWDETEEKGAKRTAAAAGLVDREGPTVRRQHLQLPTGTLRPPFACGICEGDPDHRSGLSI is encoded by the exons ATGTACCGTGACGGACCTCGACATAAAATACTGGTTTTGGTTAATCCCCAGGACACAAAGACAGTTGTGGCTGTCTACCTAAAGGAGTCCTGGTGGTCCGTCGAAGACGTCCTAAGAACTTCTGATCCCGCCAGGGAAGGGCTCATGAAGGTTCAGTCCTTCAGGGAAAGGATTGTCCTTTATGTTCTCAACACCATCGTTTTTGGAAGACTGGAGAGAGATCTGGATGACAATGACATGTTTTTCTTACCTC CTCCGAAGGAGCAAGCTAAGATTCTGTGGAGGGATGGAGCGGCAGTTGGATTTTATTCAATCAAAATGAAAGGCAGCCTCTGTGGTACCGGCACCAGTGCATGCTACCTGCTGCCTATCTTCGATACCGTGTTTGTACGGAGGAAGAACCAATGCCAAGGCCTGGGGACAGCCATGCTGAGGGACTTCTGTGACACCTTTTGAGAGGTTGAAGCCCTGGGTATCAGTTGCCTGATTTCTCCTGCCATGTACAAAGTCCTCATGCAGTTCCTGTTGGCCCATCCAGGCGAGAGAGGGTGCTTGTGGGAGGTGGAGTCCCCAGGGGCCTGGGGCCAGCGTGTCAACATCTGGCTCAATATTTGTCTTCAGGAGGCAAGACTTCATGATGGGAGCACAGTGCACCCCGCAGGTTCCGAAGAGGACACAGACACTCCCAGGCAGACTTCCCGGGGTGATGGACCCACACCGGTCCATCATGGAGAAAGCCCTGAGGAGTGGGTCACTGCAGAACAGGAGACACAGGATGACCAAGAATGTGCCAAAGGAGAGGAGGAACCTGGGATGCCCCTGAGACCCTCCTGGGATGAGACGGAGGAGAAGGGAGCCAAGAGGACAGCGGCAGCCGCTGGGCTAGTTGACAGAGAGGGGCCAACTGTGAGGAGGCAGCACTTGCAGCTCCCTACAGGAACACTGAGGCCCCCGTTTGCATGTGGGATCTGTGAAGGAGACCCAGACCATAGAAGTGGGCTGAGCATCTGA